Proteins co-encoded in one Cynocephalus volans isolate mCynVol1 chromosome 11, mCynVol1.pri, whole genome shotgun sequence genomic window:
- the LOC134390249 gene encoding splicing factor U2AF 65 kDa subunit-like, with product MSSLTLCVHHGLCDSAHQLFIGGLPIYLNDDQVKELLTLFGPLKALNLAKDSAMELSKSYAFCEYVVINATSHAIMGLNRMQLGDKKLLVQWVSVGAENARLSAINQTHVTLQVPGLMSAQVQMGGPAEVLYLMNVVLCEELLDDWECEEIVEDVCDKCSKCRLLKYSEIPWPVDGIKVPSCGRILVEVTSVFDCQKAMQGLTDCKFGNRVFVMKYCDPNS from the coding sequence TTGTGTCCACCATGGTCTTTGTGACTCTGCCCACCAGTTGTTCATCGGGGGCTTACCCATCTACCTGAATGATGACCAGGTAAAAGAGCTGCTGACATTGTTTGGGCCTCTCAAGGCCCTCAACCTGGCCAAGGACAGTGCCATGGAGCTCTCCAAGAGCTATGCCTTCTGTGAGTATGTGGTCATCAATGCCACTTCTCATGCTATCATGGGGCTGAACAGAATGCAGCTGGGGGATAAGAAGCTGCTCGTCCAGTGGGTGAGTGTGGGAGCCGAGAATGCCAGGCTGAGTGCCATCAACCAGACACATGTCACCCTGCAGGTACCAGGCCTGATGAGTGCCCAGGTGCAGATGGGCGGCCCAGCTGAGGTTCTGTACCTCATGAATGTGGTGCTGTGTGAGGAGCTGCTGGATGACTGGGAGTGTGAGGAGATTGTGGAGGATGTGTGTGACAAGTGCAGCAAGTGCAGGCTCCTCAAGTACAGCGAGATCCCCTGGCCTGTGGATGGCATCAAGGTGCCTAGCTGTGGAAGGATCTTGGTGGAGGTCACCTCTGTGTTTGACTGCCAGAAAGCCATGCAGGGGCTGACAGACTGCAAGTTTGGCAACAGAGTGTTTGTCATGAAGTACTGTGACCCAAACTCTTAA